The Mercenaria mercenaria strain notata chromosome 10, MADL_Memer_1, whole genome shotgun sequence genome contains a region encoding:
- the LOC128559938 gene encoding discoidin, CUB and LCCL domain-containing protein 2-like yields the protein MKLLALLFSIGVIHSVHQRSAVYAADVCKDDLAVTYASSSKASSQFDPNNKLSNYGPDRAQLNSTETKDPAGVTQMGAWVSEKNDFSQWIQVELKDAALIRGLVTQGRNGCCQQWVKKYRVFYSEDCQHWSTVGGFNVTDKFFTANKDENTPVTNMFHCPIMAKCIRVNPLGWNKNIAMRLGILGCPLDLKGAFTSQTTTSKVPTTTTTQAPVKTQPPTQPPTQPPTQPPTTPSTQTSTQPTTQKQTQPPTQPPTQPPTQPPTTAKTKATPKSGGNVLIPNTGGTKGSCIKSCKGRANGDYQSCAGCGFYITCSWEQMFDKRPCPRVLPFQHKLFWDDNLKRCVEKSQTCP from the exons ATGAAGCTGCTTGCTTTACTTTTTAGCATTG gAGTTATCCACTCAGTACATCAAAGATCAGCTGTCTATGCAGCAG ATGTCTGCAAAGATGATTTAGCTGTTACCTATGCAAGTTCGAGCAAAGCTTCGAGCCAGTTTGACCCCAATAACAAACTTAGTAACTACGGACCAGACAGAGCCCAACTAAACTCCACCGAGACAAAAGATCCTGCCGGGGTAACACAAATGGGTGCATGGGTTTCAGAAAAGAATGACTTCAGTCAATGGATACAA GTTGAGTTGAAGGACGCTGCTCTGATACGTGGTTTGGTAACACAAGGTCGCAACGGCTGTTGTCAGCAGTGGGTTAAAAAGTATCGTGTTTTCTACAGTGAAGACTGCCAACACTGGTCTACAGTTGGTGGGTTCAATGTAACAGATAAA TTCTTTACAGCCAACAAAGACGAAAACACACCTGTCACCAATATGTTCCATTGTCCTATAATGGCAAAATGCATCCGCGTAAATCCGCTTGGATGGAACAAAAACATTGCGATGAGACTTGGCATTCTAGGTTGCCCACTCG atttgaaaggaGCGTTTACGTCACAAACAACTACTTCAAAGGTGCCGACAACTACTACCACACAAGCGCCagtaaaaacgcagcctccaacCCAACCACCCACGCAGCCTCCGACACAGCCGCCAACAACACCGTCAACTCAGACATCGACACAGCcaacaacacaaaaacaaacacaacCACCAACACAACCACCAACACAACCACCCACACAACCTCCAACTACAGCTAAAACAa aggctaCACCAAAATCAGGAGGCAATGTCCTTATTCCCAACACAGGAGGAACGAAAG GTTCATGTATCAAATCATGTAAAGGAAGAGCTAATGGAGATTATCAGTCTTGTGCCGGATGCGGTTTTTACATAACCTGTTCCTGGGAACAGATGTTTGACAAACGACCGTGTCCAAGAGTCTTGCCCTTTCAACACAAGCTGTTCTGGGATGACAACCTAAAAAGATGTGTCGAAAAATCACAAACATGTCCATAA
- the LOC123561544 gene encoding myogenesis-regulating glycosidase-like, with the protein MKESLTYLLVFVLAINVAKTDVRIHDAISGKGRHAENVGFGELFAGTIKSEKSVRACNSNDVTDFNAYKNCMSRYFDTEVTKMDHGSKYTCAKVELTATSFDYIPEICYNLKGAFWYGGAELQYQRWPIRGTSLPMQPYVTNDIVPLNQSFGNVIERYWINSKGIGIRVDENVPLSVSFNNSNNQICFRANNARNYISANEVGKHASLVYEMCKATNVKEMFMLFSSRPAGKPDSRMIKSPIWSTWAKYKVHIDQSKVLQYANEIVVNGFSNSQIEIDDMFSTHYGEFDFTPKKFENPKDMIKKLKENGFRVTVWITPFANLDSPAFLEGMEKGYWLKDFKGQVPALVKWWQGVGGILDVENDEAINWYIGRLVRMKEEYGVDSFKFDAGEVTYLPPFHEYSDTWSDQTLYTTKYVAAVSKLGPMIEVRCGYQSQKYPVFVRMGDKESRWGFDNGLQSVIPTVLTMGILGYPYILPDMIGGNGYVYDDTVENPFINTELPDRELYIRWLELTAYMPAMQFSFVPWQYDKEVIEIARKYVKIHEDTVTPIIIEASEKSQKTGDPLIRPLWWIAPDDTDALECETQFLVGDYLLVAPVVEKGARQRDIYLPQGVWEDARKGDTLKGGKWLFKYIAELDEVPTFTLKH; encoded by the exons ATGAAAGAGTCTTTGACGTATCTACTTGTGTTTGTGCTAGCAATAAATGTTGCAAAAACAGATGTCAGGATACACGACGCCATTTCCGGGAAGGGAAGACATGCTGAGAATGTTGGTTTCGGTGAATTATTTGCAGGGACAATTAAATCTGAAAAAAGTGTTCGCGCGTGTAATTCAAATGATGTAACTGATTTCAATGCGTATAAAAACTGTATGTCAAGATATTTTGATACTGAAGTAACAAAGATGGATCATGGATCTAAATATACATGTGCGAAAGTAGAATTAACAGCGACGAGTTTTGATTATATCCCTGAAATATGCTACAATTTGAAAGGCGCGTTTTGGTATGGCGGGGCAGAATTACAGTATCAGAGATGGCCAATAAGAGGAACTTCACTACCAATGCAACCATATGTTACCAATGACATTGTTCCACTTAATCAATCGTTTGGGAATGTTATTGAGCGCTACTGGATTAACTCCAAGGGTATAGGTATACGTGTTGACGAAAACGTTCCCCTCTCAGTCAGTTTTAACAACAGTAATAATCAGATTTGTTTCCGCGCAAATAACGCGCGCAATTATATATCTGCAAATGAAGTGGGAAAACATGCTTCTCTAGTGTATGAGATGTGCAAAGCAACTAATGTCaaagaaatgtttatgttgttttctaGTCGTCCTGCCGGAAAACCAGATTCGCGAATGATCAAGTCACCAATCTGGTCAACATGGGCGAAATATAAAGTCCATATTGATCAATCGAAAGTGTTGCAATATGCAAATGAAATTGTCGTAAACGGTTTTAGCAATTCCCAAATAGAAATAGACGATATGTTTTCAACTCACTACGGCGAGTTTGATTTTACTCCGAAAAAGTTCGAAAATCCGAAAGATATgataaagaaattaaaagaaaatggttttcGTGTAACTGTTTGGATAACACCATTTGCTAATCTTGATTCACCAGCTTTTCTTGAAGGGATGGAGAAAGGATACTggttgaaggatttcaaaggacAGGTACCTGCTCTTGTAAAATGGTGGCAGGGTGTAGGAGGGATACTAGACGTTGAGAACGACGAAGCTATTAATTGGTATATTGGCCGTCTTGTAAGAATGAAAGAGGAATATGGGGTCGATTCATTCAAGTTTGATGCAGGCGAAGTAACCTATTTACCGCCGTTTCACGAATACTCGGATACATGGTCAGATCAGACTTTATACACAACAAAATATGTGGCAGCAGTGAGCAAATTAGGGCCTATGATAGAG GTCCGTTGCGGTTATCAATCCCAGAAATACCCCGTATTTGTTAGAATGGGTGACAAAGAGTCGAGATGGGGTTTCGATAACGGACTCCAGTCAGTCATTCCCACAGTACTTACTATGGGTATACTGGGATATCCCTATATACTCCCTGATATGATCGGAGGGAATGGTTACGTGTACGATGACACTGTCGAGAATCCCTTTATAAATACAGAACTTCCAGACAG AGAGTTGTACATTCGATGGCTTGAATTGACGGCCTACATGCCAGCTATGCAATTCTCATTCGTTCCCTGGCAGTACGATAAAGAAGTTATCGAAATTGCAAGAAAGTATGTGAAGATACACGAAGATACCGTTACACCTATTATAATAGAAGCATCTGAGAAATCACAGAAAACAG gaGACCCCTTGATCCGTCCACTGTGGTGGATAGCGCCTGACGACACTGATGCACTCGAGTGTGAAACACAGTTTCTCGTCGGCGACTATCTGCTGGTCGCACCTGTTGTAGAAAAGGGGGCCAGGCAAAGAGACATTTACCTACCACAAGGTGTATGGGAGGACGCAAGAAAGGGAGATACACTAAAAGGAGGGAAATGGCTATTCAAATATATAGCAGAGCTTGATGAGGTTCCTACATTTACACTGAAACATTGA